A region of the Microcoleus sp. AS-A8 genome:
AGGCCGCAATGAATGGTCATATTCTCGCTGCTGCCGAACTCATCGGACGCTATGCCCGTTCTTAGAGAGTGGCAAAAACAGTTGAAAGATGGCACCTTGGGAAGTTGAAAGTTCTAATATAAGCTTCTAACCTTGTAACTTTCAACCGACTCCCCTACTGAACCCTAACGCCTGATTGCCAACTTAACTGCTGTACCAGTAGCGGTAATCAGCAGCAGTGCACCTTTTTGGTCAACATTAATCGTGCCGGTGTCAATTTCAATCCCAATTACAGCATCAGCACCTAAACGTTGAGCGCGTTTTTGCAGTTCTGCTATGGCTTCCTGCTGCCCTTTCTCAAATACCCGCTCATAACTGCCAGTGCGTCCACCAACCACATCGCGAATTCCTGCAAAGAAATCTCTCAGGGCGTTAGTGCCATAGACAACCTCTGCTGTGACAATCCCTAAATACGCTTCAATGGTCGCACCTTGAATAATATCGGTGGTCGTTACAATCATTCAAAGATCCTCTGGTAGAATGAATGTCGCTCATTTCTTGGCAAGAGAAATGGTGATTATCAATGCCATTTCCCAAGCCGATTTAATCCGCACTAACAGTTTCAGTTTACTGGTGCAGGAGAATTAGTGAAAGCGATTATTGCCTATCGCCGTTTGATTGAACTCGCACCCCAAGACCGGCAAACCTACTACAATCTGGGTGTTGCCCTAAAAAAATGCGATAGTGCTAATACATGGCGGAAGAAAGTGTGGAAGCGATGACCAGAATAGGGTAAGGCGGCTCCAAGGGAAGGCCCTACTGGAAACTCAGCACTAGTTTTGGACTCATCGCCGGGGACGATACGTGACTAGACTGATGACGCTCTGCCGGACTGATATGTGCCAGTAGATTCAGCAAGAACGTTAGGGTGGCGGCTTGAAGAAGTCTGTTGAACATAGTGGGCATTCCTCAATTTCTAGCTTCATTCCTAGATTACGATAGACGACGAAAACCAGGGTTTACCTGATCAACTCACCGTTGGGGTGGTTTGTTGGTCATGGTATCTAAGGATCAAGGGAGCGCTAAACACCCACGTTCCGCCTTTTAAACTGTCACAAAAGAAAAAAGAGGCAATAGCAGAAAGTCAACCCTCCAAATTGTCACCCCCACTCCATCCCCTGAGCCGACTGTAAATCGTGTCAATCGCTACAATCAATCTAAAGAAATACAAACATTCGCTGTAACGCATGATTCCTACAGTTATTGAGCAATCCGGTCGTGGCGAACGCGCCTTTGACATCTACTCTCGTCTGTTGCGAGAGCGAATTGTCTTTCTCGGACAACCTGTTGATTCTGACTTGGCTAACTTAATCGTTGCCCAACTGTTGTTTTTAGAAGCCGAGGATGCCGAAAAAGACATTTACCTCTATATCAACTCTCCCGGAGGTTCGGTAACAGCAGGCATGGGAATTTTCGATACGATGAATCAAGTCCGTCCAGACGTTTGCACCATCTGTGTAGGCTTGGCGGCTAGTATGGGGGCGTTCTTGCTCAGTGCGGGTGCTAAGGGCAAGCGCATGAGCTTACCGCATTCCCGGATCATGATTCACCAACCTTTGGGAGGTGCCCAAGGACAGGCGACGGATATTGAAATTCAGGCTAGAGAAATCCTGTATCACAAGCGGCGGCTCAATGAGTTTTTGGCAGAACACACCGGCCAACCTATTGAACGAATTGAGGAAGATACCGAACGTGACTTCTTTATGTCCGCTGAGGAAGCCAAGGACTATGGTTTGATCGATCAGGTGATTGATCGCCGTGTTTCAGCTACACGTACCCCCGTCGGCGTGGCGTAAGGGCAATGACCATAGACAGAAGTGGGAGATCAGGAGATGGGTACAATGGCTCAACTTAAACCCAAAAGTCTGTTAGCTAGATTTTGATGGGTTTGTAGTCAGTGATTCACGCGCTAATGGCAGACTACGAAAGGAATAAGTACCCCTCGAATCAACTTCGACACTTTATTCGTGGTTCATTGCATTATTTTTGTTGGGTTGTAGGGGTAGCGCCTCGTCACTCTTATCTCCGGGTGCCTACCCCCAACGTTACTCTAGTCTTCGGGTGTTGGCTCAGATTCAAGATGATGCAAGAAGTCCAGCAATTCGCCATCTGTCAAGAGCTGGCGCGATCGCTTCCCGTAAGTTTGCAGCAGATAATCTTTCCCCTGCTGAGTTGTCCAGCCCAAACGCTTGAGTTCCACATTCGTTCTGGCAATGATGTCAGAAAAATCAACGGGAGTATCAGGGGCGGTTGTGGTAATCGTGTCTACTTCCGGTTGCCGTTTCCGTTTACTCTGGGCGGAAGAAGTGACGGCCAGCTCCTCTAATGGCGCTGGGGAGGAATCCTCTGGTGCCCTCCAAAGTGGCTGTTCAACATCCTGGGATAGGGAAACTTCAGGGGACGCTTCATCAGCCAGCGTCATTTCATCGGCTCCCCATGAAGCCGTTACCGCCACACCCGCGACTTCTTCCCGGTTTGAGTCATGCGAGGCAAAACGGCTGATGTCTGTGACGAGCGAGGGTTCTGGAAACCGAGTGGATGGGGTCGAGTGCAGAGTTTCAGAGGAAAAAGCGGTGGCAGCGACGGCTGTTGGCAGTGGCGGTTGCGGTACCTCCCGATGCACAACAGGCATTTCTGGCTCGGCTGTAATGGTTGTGGCAGAAATATCTAAAAGAGCTAAGGCTCGACTTCTAGCCTGATCTTCTGCCAATTCGACGGTTTCAGCCGCAGCAAGTGCTGTAACAAGAGTCGTTCCCTCCACTTGCACCAAGCAACGCACGATGTATTTCCCGTGATCGATCGCCGCTAGCTCCGTAACCAAGCTCCCTTTGGGATAATCCCTTCTGAATTGATTAAACATATATATACTCTCTTTTCAAGAACATTTCGTGAACAGACGCCTACAACCTAAAATAATTAAAGACAGTCCATTGTCACTGTAACTCATTGCCTTTGCTGCAAAGCGATTCAGTCCGAAGAGCAGCAACAATTCATAAAAGGCAGCGTGTCAAGGTACGTGTCTGTTAGCAAGTAACTGGGTGGATCAAGTCCTCTTTACTCGGTATTTGTGACTTCTCCAGCCTCAACTGTATCGATCGTTCCCGTTTTATAACAGTTGTGGTGTTCCAGAGAAGTCATCAAACTGGGTAGGAAGATCGCTAGTTGTGTAAATGAGCCATTGTCGTTGAAACACTGCTACAAGTGGGCACGTCCCTAGGCATCCGGCAAATTTCACAGCGAGTTATCCACTCTCAAAGAGTGGCTTGAGGCTCAGTTTCGCTACAGAACACAACGGATACAGTCGGCCACCCTGTTTGGGCAATGAACGCACTTTCTCGACAGTGAACGCCCTTCTCAGGGTTAAAAGTTGGCAAGTTGAACGTTGAAAGTTCTCACCTACCCCGCGAGTCCTCAAGTGAGGAGTCCAACCTTAAGAGCGTTCAACCAACCCTTTGAGATGGGCTACGGTCAACAACCCTTCAGAGTAGGCTCTGTCGCAGTAGGTGAGCACAAAAGCCAACAGGGCAAGAGTAGAAAAAACCCGATTCAGATCAATCAAAAGGATTGTTGGATGGAATTTTCAATCGCTACATTACTTTCTAATTTCACCGATGAAAAATCAGTGGCTCCCAAGAATTTGGAAAAAAAGCTGGGTTGCCAGGACGAAGAAAATCTGGAAAAACTCCAAATTGCTCTGGATGCTCTAGAAAAAATTGGAGTTTTGGTCAAAGAGCGTGGCAGGTATCGGCGCATCTATGAAGAAGATGTGGTTGAAGCCAAGCTGCGTTGTTCGAGTAAGGGATTTTGTTTCGCGATTCAAGATGTAGAGGGCGCTGATGATATTTACATCCAGAAAAGCCATTTGAGTACTGCCTGGAATGGCGATCGCGTTCTGGTCAAAATCACCAAAGAAGGTAGCCGCCGTCGGAGTCCCGAAGGCCAGGTGAAATTAATCCTGGAACGAGCTAATCCTTCGGTGCTCGCACGAGTCCGGCGCGCCAATGAAAGCTTTCAAGCCGTTCCCCTGGATGACCGACTTTTGTTTGAACTCGACCTCAAGCCGAATCACGAAAATCTAGAAGAAGCCATCGATCATCTGGTTCATGTCGAAGTGTTACGCTACCCCCTAGGACACAATAACCCAATTGGTAAGGTAGCACGCGTCCTAGGAAGTGACGCCGAAGACGCGGCTGACACGGACATCGTTTGTTGTAAGCACGATTTGCGCCGCAACTTTCCCCCCAACGCGCTGAAAGCCGCTGAGGAGATACCCAAACAACTCCGCAAGGCGGACTTAAAAAAGCGCCTCGATTTACGGGAACGTTTGACGTTGGCGATTGAGGGGGAGCAACCCAGCGACAGTGGGGTCGTTGAGAACGCCTTCACCTTGGAAAAAACCAAGACGGGATACTGGGAGTTGGGTGTCCATATCGCAGATGTCGCCAGCTTTATTTCCTTGGACTCCCCCTTGGATCGAGAAGCCAGAAAGCGCTGTACAGCGGTTTATCTGGGAGATATTGTGCTGCCCCTACTGCCAGAGGCAGTGCAAGAGCGTTGCTCCTTAGTTCCCGGTGAAGACCGTTTGGCTATTTCTGTCATGCTCACCCTCAAGGAAGACGGTGAATTGGTGGAGTTTGAAATTCACCCTTCCGTGATTCGGGTAGACCATCAGCTCAGTTACTCTCAGGCACAGTCGCTGTTAGGAGAACATCAAGAAGCTGACCCCGAATTGGCTTCGGGATTAGAAATGCTCAAGCACCTGTTTTTTGAACTCAGTGCAGCGGTTCGCACGAAACGGCAACAGCGGGGGGCGTTTGACTTAAATGTATCGGAAACTCAGTATCCCTTCAAGGATGAAGGGCGCATGGGAGCGATTATCCTATCTTCCACACTGCCGGTACGGTCTCTGTTAATGGAATTAACGATTTTAGCCAACCAAGCCGTTGCTTCCCATTTGCACGCGCTCGCCCTACCTGCCATTTACTGTGTGCAACCGATACCGGATCTCGATGAGCTTCAGGATTTGATTAAGTTGGGCAACAATCTCCACCTCGATATGCAGATGGATGAGGAGGAGGACGTGACTCCCCAGGATTATCAACGCTTTACCCAGCTATTTGCCAAATCAACCGCTCCCAAAGTCCTGAATTATTTATTGCAATCCACGTTAAAGCTATCCGGGTACAGTTCTAAGCCTGGTGTTCACTTTGGTTTAGCGTTGGATACAGGCTATACCCACTGCGTATCTCCCCTACGGCGTTATGCGGATTTGTTCGTGCAACGAGTGCTGCTGGCGTTATTTGAGAAAGGGCGCGATCGCCGCTCCACCCGTTCCAAAGACCGTGTCAATCTTAACCATAGTAGCAGCCACGGCAACGTGAACTGGAATATTTTGCCGCCTGATACTCAGCAAGAGTTAGAAACGGAGGTCACCATCTTAGTCCCTCATCTCAATGATCGGGAGAAACTGGCGCAGGATGCGGAAGTGGATTTGCAGGGTTTAAAGAAAGCCGAACAGATGAAAGAACGCACGGGAGATGTTTTCAGTGGACTGATTACGGGCGTCCAATCCTACGGCTTTTTTGTGGAAATTGAAGACCTTTTAGTAGAAGGACTCGTTCACGTTAGTTCCCTGAAAGATGACTGGTACGAGTATCGCTCTCGACACGCCTGCCTCGTGGGTCGGAAAAACCGCACCGCCTATCGATTGGGCGATCGCGTGGAAGTCCAAGTCAAGAGCGTTGATTACTACCGTCAACAAATCGACCTCGTCACCGTGGGTGGCGGTAGCGTTGCGTTTAACGAAGACTTAGAGGAGTAAGTCATTGGTCAGAAGGGTTGGAATGTTAGCAGGTTGGAACGCTCTTCAGGTTGCGAAGTAGGCCGGTTGGAAATTCAAACCTTGAACCTTCAACCTTTCAGCCTTCAACCTTACTAACCTTCAAACTCTCACTTCATCACTAACAAATGACAAATCCTCTCATTTTAGGCGTCACCGGAGCCTCCGGCTTAATTTATGCTGTACGGGCGTTAAAATTTCTGCTGGAGGCTGACTATGCGATCGAACTGGTGGCCTCAAAATCAGCTTACATGGTCTGGCAAGCCGAGCAGGATATTCGGATGCCCCCAGAACCCGAACAACAAGAGCATTTCTGGCGTCAGCAAGCGGGGGTAGCGGAGGGGGGGAAGCTCATGTGTCACCGTTCGGGTGATGTGGGAGCCGCGATCGCCAGTGGCTCTTTCCGTACTTTAGGCATGGTAATTATGCCTTGTAGTATGAGTACCGTCGCCAAATTAGCCGCCGGCTTAAGTTCCGACTTGCTGGAGCGTGCGGCGGATGTTCAGCTCAAAGAAGGGCGTCAACTGGTGATCGTGCCTCGCGAGACACCGTTTAGTTTGATTCACCTGCGTAACCTAACCACCCTCGCCGAAGCCGGAGCCAGAATTGTTCCCGCTATCCCCGCTTGGTACCACAATCCCCAAACAATTGAGGATTTGGTGGACTTTGTGGTAGCGCGTGCCTTTGACCAACTCGACATTGATTGCATTCCCATGAAGCGGTGGCAAGGAGGTTGAAGAGTTTTCGATTTGGATTTATGAGTTTTGTGCTAAAGGAGTAACGTAGAGATAGCAATTAAGCCTCAAAACTCTTTAAAATGCCTGTGATTCGGATTGTGCTACTGGTGGTGGTTGGGGGCGGACTGGCCTTATTTGCCTTTTCAAATTTGTCGCCAGTACTGCCATTGGTATTTTTGGGGACGCAGACGCTGGCTTTACCCGTCGCGGCGTGGATTGGTTTGGCGATCGCAGCCGGAGCGTTTACTAGCTTTTTCTTACAAGTTCTGAGTTCCCTGCAAAAAGGCTACTCGACTCAAAGGCGAGAAGAACGCGACGAAGTGCCACGCCGAAGGAGGACTTAT
Encoded here:
- a CDS encoding ribonuclease R, with product MEFSIATLLSNFTDEKSVAPKNLEKKLGCQDEENLEKLQIALDALEKIGVLVKERGRYRRIYEEDVVEAKLRCSSKGFCFAIQDVEGADDIYIQKSHLSTAWNGDRVLVKITKEGSRRRSPEGQVKLILERANPSVLARVRRANESFQAVPLDDRLLFELDLKPNHENLEEAIDHLVHVEVLRYPLGHNNPIGKVARVLGSDAEDAADTDIVCCKHDLRRNFPPNALKAAEEIPKQLRKADLKKRLDLRERLTLAIEGEQPSDSGVVENAFTLEKTKTGYWELGVHIADVASFISLDSPLDREARKRCTAVYLGDIVLPLLPEAVQERCSLVPGEDRLAISVMLTLKEDGELVEFEIHPSVIRVDHQLSYSQAQSLLGEHQEADPELASGLEMLKHLFFELSAAVRTKRQQRGAFDLNVSETQYPFKDEGRMGAIILSSTLPVRSLLMELTILANQAVASHLHALALPAIYCVQPIPDLDELQDLIKLGNNLHLDMQMDEEEDVTPQDYQRFTQLFAKSTAPKVLNYLLQSTLKLSGYSSKPGVHFGLALDTGYTHCVSPLRRYADLFVQRVLLALFEKGRDRRSTRSKDRVNLNHSSSHGNVNWNILPPDTQQELETEVTILVPHLNDREKLAQDAEVDLQGLKKAEQMKERTGDVFSGLITGVQSYGFFVEIEDLLVEGLVHVSSLKDDWYEYRSRHACLVGRKNRTAYRLGDRVEVQVKSVDYYRQQIDLVTVGGGSVAFNEDLEE
- a CDS encoding tetratricopeptide repeat protein is translated as MKAIIAYRRLIELAPQDRQTYYNLGVALKKCDSANTWRKKVWKR
- the clpP gene encoding ATP-dependent Clp endopeptidase proteolytic subunit ClpP, encoding MIPTVIEQSGRGERAFDIYSRLLRERIVFLGQPVDSDLANLIVAQLLFLEAEDAEKDIYLYINSPGGSVTAGMGIFDTMNQVRPDVCTICVGLAASMGAFLLSAGAKGKRMSLPHSRIMIHQPLGGAQGQATDIEIQAREILYHKRRLNEFLAEHTGQPIERIEEDTERDFFMSAEEAKDYGLIDQVIDRRVSATRTPVGVA
- a CDS encoding YbjQ family protein yields the protein MIVTTTDIIQGATIEAYLGIVTAEVVYGTNALRDFFAGIRDVVGGRTGSYERVFEKGQQEAIAELQKRAQRLGADAVIGIEIDTGTINVDQKGALLLITATGTAVKLAIRR
- a CDS encoding UbiX family flavin prenyltransferase, translated to MTNPLILGVTGASGLIYAVRALKFLLEADYAIELVASKSAYMVWQAEQDIRMPPEPEQQEHFWRQQAGVAEGGKLMCHRSGDVGAAIASGSFRTLGMVIMPCSMSTVAKLAAGLSSDLLERAADVQLKEGRQLVIVPRETPFSLIHLRNLTTLAEAGARIVPAIPAWYHNPQTIEDLVDFVVARAFDQLDIDCIPMKRWQGG